A segment of the Mangrovimonas sp. YM274 genome:
GAACTCATTTTTGTGGGAAAACGAAAAGGGTGCTATGCTTATCAACAGGAGCAAATCAATGAATTGATTGTAGCGCGAGCCAAAAGTCATGGCCATGTGGTGCGGTTAAAGGGAGGCGATCCATTTGTGTTTGGTAGAGGCGCCGAAGAATTGGAATATGCCCAGAGGTTTGGTGTGGAAGGCAATGTGGTTCCAGGGATTTCATCGGCTATTGCAGTGCCAGCATATCAAGGCATTCCTTTGACGAAGCGAGGAAGTTCCGAAAGTTTTTGGGTGATTACAGGTACAACCAAGGATCATAAAATGTCCAATGATATCCCTATTGCGGCCAAATCTACGGCCACAGTAGTTATTTTAATGGGTATGAGCAAACTGCCTCAAATCATGGAGGCTTTTCAAAAGGAAGGGAAAGCTGAAACACCGGTAGCAATCATTCAAAATGGAACGACAGAAGATGAAAGAATAGGCATTGGTTCAGTTGCTTCCATTTGTGAGGTTGTGGAGCAGGAGCAGTTATCCAATCCAGCCATAATTATAGTAGGTGAAGTGGTCAACGACCGAGTGCATTTGACTTCGATACGCCAAGAAATTCAACAGTTTTCATAGAATAAATAGAAACTAAATTTTTTAAAAATCATTGATTTTATGGGATAGCTATATCCAAAATCAACTAAAATTAGAGACCATGATAAAAACAGATATATTGATTATTGGAGCAGGACCAACGGGGTTGTTCACAGTTTTTGAAGCTGGATTATTGAAATTGAAGTGTCATTTAATTGATGCATTGCCACAACCAGGAGGACAATGCTCGGAGATATATCCTAAGAAACCAATCTACGATATTCCGGGATTTCCGGAAATATTGGCTGGAGATTTAACCAATAATTTATTGGAACAGGGCAAACAATTTGAACCTGGGTTTACTTTGGGTGAACGTGCAGAAACCATTGAAAAGCTCGAAGACGGAAGTTTCATTGTAACCACCAATAAGGGGACTAAACACCATGCCCCTGTGGTGGCTATTGCGGGAGGTTTGGGGTCGTTCGAGCCTAGAAAACCCTTGATTGAAAACATTTCCTATTACGAAGATAAAGGTGTGGAGTATTTTATCAAGGACCCGGAAGTGTACCGCAACAAGAAAGTGGTGATTTCAGGCGGAGGAGATTCTGCTTTGGATTGGAGTATTTTTTTGGCGGATGTAGCCGAAGAGGTCACTTTGGTCCATAGACGAAATGAATTCCGTGGTGCTTTGGATTCCGTAGAAAAAGTACAAGAGTTAAAGTTGTTGGGGAAAATCAATTTGGTGACTCCAGCAGAGGTGACTGCCTTGCATGGCAATTCCAAATTAGAGGGTGTAACGATTATCAAGGATGGTGAAAAAATATTGCATGAAGCCGATCATTTTATTCCTTTGTTTGGTTTGTCTCCAAAATTAGGGCCTATAGGCGATTGGAGTTTGGAAATTGAAAAAAATGCCATCAAAGTAGATACCTTGGATTACCAAACCAATATTCCTGGAATCTTTGCCATTGGAGATGTAAACACTTACGAAGGTAAATTGAAGTTGATACTTTGTGGGTTCCATGAAGCGACTTTAATGTGCCAATCGGCTTATAAAATCATCAATCCGGGTAAAAAGTATGTCTTGAAATATACTACAGTAAGTGGTGTTGATGGTTTTGACGGCACGAGAAAAGAAGCTCCAAAAGCTGTAGTACAGGCTATAAATTAACGGTTATTTAGAATACAGTTTAAATTGTAATCCCTAAATTTAGACGCTCGAAATAACAACTATGGCATATAAACTTCGCTTAAAGGACGATATCGCGACTTTTACAAAACGGCTCTTCTATGCATTATTTGATGAGGAAGAAGTTCAGCAAAAAGAATTGAAAGTACTGAGACAGGTGTTTTTGGATGTGGTATCGCAATTGAATGTTCAAGATGGTAATGAAATTTGGGACGCTTTTTCAAACAAGATTCCTTCTATTAAAAAACGAATAGAATTGGATGCTTTGGCTACCGAAAAAAACGATCCGGCTTGTAAAAGTTTGGAAGAAATTTATTTGGCCTATCCAGGATTTCACGCTATTGCCATTCATCGTTTGAGTCATGAACTTTTTAAGTTGAATGTGCCTATCGTGGCAAGAATGATGAGTGAGTGTGTGCATGGGAAAACAGGAATTGATATCCATCCGGGAGCGACCATTGGAGACTCGTTTTTTATAGACCACGGAACAGGAATTGTGATTGGAGAAACTTCTATCATAAAAAATAATGTAAAGATTTATCAAGGAGTAACGCTTGGAGGGATTCAGGTGAAGAAGAGTTTGTCCAATACCAAAAGGCACCCAACCATTGAGGATAATGTCACCATTTATGCCAATGCCACAATTTTGGGGGGAGACATTGTGATTGGAGCTAACAGTATTATTGGAGCCAATGTTTGGATAACCCAATCGGTTCCGGAAAATTCATTGGTGACCTATCAGTCAGAAATTAAAATCAGTACACGCAACAAATGATTCAAAGTAAATCCATAACCGATTTAATCGGGAATACACCACTTATTGAAGTCAAACGAATCATTTCCAAGCCAAACGTACGACTGTTTTTGAAAATGGAGGGGAAGAACCCAGGTGGTAGTGTGAAGGATCGTGCTGCTTTCAATATGATTTCCGAGGCAGTGAAACGTGGTGATATTTCGGAGGGAGACACTTTGGTTGAAGCTACCAGTGGGAATACGGGAATTGCCTTGGCTTTTATAGCTCAGTTATTAGGATTGAACATGGTGTTGATCATGCCTGAAAACTCTACGGAAGAACGTATTAAAACCATGCGTGCCTATGGAGCGGAACTGATTCTGACACCTGCTGCTGATGGCATAGAAGGTTCGCGTGATTTGGCTGAAAAACTTCAAAAAGAAAAAGGCTATTACATGCTCAATCAATTTACCAATGATGACAACTGGAAAGCCCACTACAAAACCACAGGTCCGGAAATTTGGAACGATACCGATGGGCAAGTGACACATTTTGTCTCGGCCATGGGCACTACAGGGACTATCATGGGGGTATCTACTTATCTGAAAGAAC
Coding sequences within it:
- the epsC gene encoding serine O-acetyltransferase EpsC — encoded protein: MAYKLRLKDDIATFTKRLFYALFDEEEVQQKELKVLRQVFLDVVSQLNVQDGNEIWDAFSNKIPSIKKRIELDALATEKNDPACKSLEEIYLAYPGFHAIAIHRLSHELFKLNVPIVARMMSECVHGKTGIDIHPGATIGDSFFIDHGTGIVIGETSIIKNNVKIYQGVTLGGIQVKKSLSNTKRHPTIEDNVTIYANATILGGDIVIGANSIIGANVWITQSVPENSLVTYQSEIKISTRNK
- the cobA gene encoding uroporphyrinogen-III C-methyltransferase; translated protein: MERITPRLTVVGAGPGDPELITLKAVKAIGSAQVILYDALINDALLEYASSEAELIFVGKRKGCYAYQQEQINELIVARAKSHGHVVRLKGGDPFVFGRGAEELEYAQRFGVEGNVVPGISSAIAVPAYQGIPLTKRGSSESFWVITGTTKDHKMSNDIPIAAKSTATVVILMGMSKLPQIMEAFQKEGKAETPVAIIQNGTTEDERIGIGSVASICEVVEQEQLSNPAIIIVGEVVNDRVHLTSIRQEIQQFS
- a CDS encoding NAD(P)/FAD-dependent oxidoreductase; its protein translation is MIKTDILIIGAGPTGLFTVFEAGLLKLKCHLIDALPQPGGQCSEIYPKKPIYDIPGFPEILAGDLTNNLLEQGKQFEPGFTLGERAETIEKLEDGSFIVTTNKGTKHHAPVVAIAGGLGSFEPRKPLIENISYYEDKGVEYFIKDPEVYRNKKVVISGGGDSALDWSIFLADVAEEVTLVHRRNEFRGALDSVEKVQELKLLGKINLVTPAEVTALHGNSKLEGVTIIKDGEKILHEADHFIPLFGLSPKLGPIGDWSLEIEKNAIKVDTLDYQTNIPGIFAIGDVNTYEGKLKLILCGFHEATLMCQSAYKIINPGKKYVLKYTTVSGVDGFDGTRKEAPKAVVQAIN
- the cysM gene encoding cysteine synthase CysM — translated: MIQSKSITDLIGNTPLIEVKRIISKPNVRLFLKMEGKNPGGSVKDRAAFNMISEAVKRGDISEGDTLVEATSGNTGIALAFIAQLLGLNMVLIMPENSTEERIKTMRAYGAELILTPAADGIEGSRDLAEKLQKEKGYYMLNQFTNDDNWKAHYKTTGPEIWNDTDGQVTHFVSAMGTTGTIMGVSTYLKEQNEAVTIVGAQPTDDAKIPGIRKWPETYLPKIFDRSKVDRIIEVSEEDARTVANRLAKEEGVFSGMSSGGSVATALKIADEIEEGLIVAVICDIGDRYLSSDLFQ